One Myxococcota bacterium DNA segment encodes these proteins:
- a CDS encoding histone H1-like repetitive region-containing protein — MILSSKQLEELENLHDSVSEFDEEANVSPDVEEFDEVAEGALAWRRGMLERAVATVKKQDRASLSSKDNLVVGSLVYDTVNSRFARVKKSSLSEAELTYVSGGEGILKGTQIQKMAAPKAFAPKPPAKIPAPKKGAATKKVEEKKPEVKLKAKVEAPVKKPVAKATPAKKPAAKKPEPKKAPAKAAAKKVPAKKPVAKKAPVKKPVAKKAPAKKPVAKKAPVKKPVAKKAPVKKPVAKKPAPKKAPVKKPVAKKAPAKKVSKPANPNTFIKQNYRKMSNKELAAITGLSEHTIRRKLGEWGLKRPSK; from the coding sequence ATGATACTGAGTAGCAAACAACTGGAAGAGCTCGAGAATCTTCACGACAGCGTGAGTGAGTTTGACGAAGAAGCGAACGTTTCTCCAGATGTGGAAGAGTTTGACGAGGTCGCAGAAGGTGCCCTAGCCTGGCGTCGCGGCATGCTGGAGCGTGCCGTAGCGACAGTGAAAAAGCAAGATCGTGCTTCCCTCTCGTCCAAAGACAACCTAGTTGTCGGCTCTTTAGTTTACGATACAGTCAATAGCCGTTTTGCTCGTGTTAAAAAAAGCTCACTGAGCGAAGCCGAGTTAACCTACGTATCCGGCGGCGAAGGCATCCTCAAAGGCACACAAATTCAAAAGATGGCAGCGCCTAAAGCGTTCGCGCCAAAACCACCGGCAAAAATTCCTGCTCCGAAAAAAGGCGCAGCCACTAAAAAAGTTGAAGAGAAAAAACCAGAAGTTAAGCTCAAAGCCAAAGTAGAAGCACCAGTCAAAAAACCGGTAGCCAAAGCCACGCCAGCAAAGAAGCCAGCGGCCAAAAAACCAGAGCCTAAAAAAGCACCTGCCAAAGCAGCTGCTAAAAAAGTGCCTGCCAAAAAGCCGGTCGCCAAAAAAGCACCAGTTAAAAAGCCTGTAGCTAAAAAAGCGCCTGCTAAAAAGCCCGTGGCGAAAAAGGCTCCCGTAAAAAAACCAGTCGCCAAAAAAGCACCGGTCAAAAAGCCTGTAGCTAAAAAACCAGCACCCAAAAAAGCGCCAGTCAAAAAGCCAGTTGCTAAAAAGGCTCCAGCTAAAAAAGTTTCAAAACCAGCCAACCCCAATACCTTCATCAAGCAAAACTACCGCAAGATGAGCAACAAAGAGTTGGCCGCAATCACCGGCCTTTCCGAACACACCATCCGCCGAAAATTAGGCGAATGGGGCCTTAAGCGCCCAAGCAAATAA
- a CDS encoding 3-hydroxyacyl-CoA dehydrogenase/enoyl-CoA hydratase family protein has translation MSKQRFKKVCVLGAGVMGSGIAAQVANAGIPVLLLDIKDFAKTGLQKALKLKPAPFFSAKHAGLIETGNLETDLARVKECDLVIEAIIENIDVKRDLYSKLEPLVGPETIVASNSSGLSLKAMTEGRSSEFKSRFLLTHFFNPVRYLPLLEIVTLPETTPEVVERVTSFGENVLGKGIVYGKDTPNFVANRIGMFGMMETLRLMGEGGYTPVEVDAVFGPAMGRPKSALFRTMDVVGLDTFIHVAENYLDGFEVPDYLRKMVANGWLGQKSGQGFYKKEGKEILALDLQDMTYKPKAKVRFDSLGGVRNLGSAGEKIKHMVNSDDRAGQLAWKLTSALCIYSANRLGEIADDIVQMDNALKWGFGFAQGPFETWDSLGVEASAKRMTAEGLKVPTWVSDMLAKGRKSFYAVENGHKTYWDPKAGAAKPVVSQKLSLTILKEDKTKIVRDTMATSLVDLGDGVLAVEFHTKMNAIDNEVLNDINTAIDLCEAGQFQALVLANEGQNFSVGANLLLMYMGAMQGQWDEIDKMIRLFQNTGVRLKYSSIPTVAAPFNMTFGGGTELSLWCNQICAHAELYMGLVEAGVGLIPGGGGNIEMLARTLKGAVDAPEFVAEPFIKRAFETVAMAKVSTSAHEAQNMLFLCGNSPIILNRQLQLECAKQSALGMAKGGFRPPMRRSFRLPGKSAYSTFDMVLRSFRDGHQISDHDLKIGQKIAHVMTGGDTNMRQMVSEQYLLDLEREAFLSLCAEEKTMARIAYMLENNKPLRN, from the coding sequence ATGAGCAAACAACGTTTCAAAAAAGTGTGTGTTCTCGGCGCTGGTGTGATGGGTTCTGGTATCGCTGCGCAAGTTGCGAATGCTGGAATTCCTGTCCTGCTTTTAGACATCAAAGACTTTGCCAAAACAGGCCTTCAAAAGGCGTTGAAACTCAAACCCGCTCCCTTCTTTAGCGCCAAGCACGCCGGCTTGATTGAAACGGGCAATCTCGAGACCGACTTGGCCAGAGTCAAAGAATGCGATTTGGTCATTGAAGCAATTATTGAAAATATCGATGTTAAGCGCGATTTATATTCAAAACTGGAACCTCTGGTCGGCCCTGAGACAATCGTTGCTTCAAATAGCTCTGGCCTGAGCCTTAAGGCCATGACCGAAGGCCGCTCGAGCGAATTTAAAAGTAGATTCCTGCTGACCCACTTTTTTAACCCTGTTCGCTATTTGCCCTTGCTTGAAATCGTAACGCTGCCTGAAACAACACCTGAAGTCGTTGAACGTGTGACCTCCTTTGGCGAAAACGTCCTAGGTAAAGGCATTGTTTACGGTAAAGACACCCCGAACTTCGTGGCCAATCGCATCGGTATGTTTGGCATGATGGAAACCCTGCGACTGATGGGCGAGGGCGGCTATACCCCCGTAGAAGTAGACGCGGTCTTTGGGCCCGCTATGGGCAGGCCGAAAAGCGCCTTGTTCAGGACCATGGACGTGGTTGGCTTGGATACTTTTATCCATGTCGCTGAAAATTATTTAGACGGCTTTGAAGTTCCAGACTACCTGCGCAAAATGGTTGCGAACGGTTGGCTCGGGCAAAAAAGCGGCCAAGGCTTTTATAAAAAAGAAGGCAAAGAAATCTTGGCGCTGGATTTGCAGGACATGACCTATAAGCCCAAAGCCAAAGTGCGCTTTGATTCACTCGGCGGCGTGCGTAATCTGGGATCGGCCGGCGAGAAGATTAAGCATATGGTCAACTCGGACGACCGAGCTGGCCAATTGGCTTGGAAGCTGACATCCGCGTTGTGCATCTACAGCGCCAACCGCTTAGGCGAAATCGCCGATGATATTGTCCAAATGGACAACGCCCTCAAATGGGGTTTCGGTTTTGCCCAAGGGCCTTTCGAAACTTGGGATAGCTTGGGTGTGGAAGCATCTGCCAAACGCATGACTGCTGAAGGCCTCAAAGTTCCAACTTGGGTGAGCGATATGCTCGCTAAAGGCCGTAAAAGTTTCTACGCCGTTGAAAATGGCCACAAGACTTACTGGGATCCAAAAGCCGGTGCAGCTAAGCCTGTGGTTTCGCAAAAGCTCAGCTTAACGATCTTAAAAGAAGATAAGACCAAAATTGTCCGGGATACCATGGCGACGAGCTTGGTTGATCTCGGAGACGGTGTGCTTGCGGTTGAGTTCCACACCAAGATGAACGCCATCGATAACGAAGTATTGAACGATATCAATACAGCGATCGATCTATGTGAAGCCGGTCAGTTTCAAGCTCTTGTGTTGGCAAATGAAGGTCAAAACTTCTCAGTCGGTGCCAATTTGCTGCTCATGTATATGGGCGCGATGCAAGGGCAGTGGGACGAAATCGATAAAATGATTCGCCTGTTCCAAAACACCGGTGTCAGGCTGAAATACTCCAGCATTCCAACCGTAGCTGCGCCTTTCAACATGACCTTTGGTGGCGGGACTGAATTATCATTATGGTGCAATCAAATCTGCGCGCATGCTGAGCTGTACATGGGCCTTGTTGAAGCAGGTGTTGGTCTAATCCCTGGTGGCGGTGGCAATATCGAAATGCTGGCGCGTACGCTCAAAGGTGCGGTAGACGCGCCTGAATTTGTGGCCGAACCATTTATCAAAAGGGCGTTTGAAACCGTAGCCATGGCCAAAGTTTCGACCAGCGCACATGAAGCTCAAAACATGCTTTTTTTGTGCGGCAACAGCCCGATTATTTTGAATCGCCAGTTGCAACTGGAATGCGCCAAGCAATCTGCTTTGGGTATGGCGAAAGGTGGTTTCAGACCGCCGATGCGCCGAAGCTTTAGACTGCCAGGCAAGAGCGCCTATTCGACTTTCGATATGGTTCTCAGATCGTTTAGAGATGGCCACCAAATTAGCGATCACGACTTGAAGATCGGACAAAAGATCGCCCACGTCATGACTGGTGGTGACACCAACATGCGTCAAATGGTGAGCGAGCAATACCTGCTTGATTTGGAAAGAGAGGCCTTCTTGTCCTTGTGTGCTGAAGAAAAGACCATGGCACGCATCGCTTACATGCTTGAAAACAACAAACCTTTGAGGAACTAA
- a CDS encoding sugar porter family MFS transporter, with translation MQIFRSVYFISGLAAIAGLLFGYDTGVISGAVLFIRRDFGLTPTEVGGVVSAVLLGALVGSAFCGRVTDRLGRRGSLMIASGLFIVASIAAALSESVFDLVMSRLFLGVAIGISSLTAPLYLAEVAPARIRGSLVSLNQLAVTIGILAAFGVNYLFSDSGDWRFMLGLGAAPAAVLGFALLFLPESPRWMVLKGRPDEARKTLEYLKFSGIDEEISAIESSLTNEKIRFRSLFHTHVKSALMIALGLAFFQQATGINAIIYYAPLIFEQVGFPGASHAILATVSVGIINVLFTIISLFLIDRLGRRPLLLIGLAGMGVSLFICGLTFLSDSQEAFRWFALVSVLSYIAFFAISLGPIMWLMIAEVFPLQQRALGTSLAVCAQWAFNLAISASFPVLLHHLGGAHTLWSYTVMCVVGLFFTWRLVPETKGKTLEEIQV, from the coding sequence ATGCAGATTTTTCGATCCGTTTACTTCATCTCTGGCTTGGCTGCCATCGCTGGTTTGTTGTTTGGGTATGACACAGGGGTGATTTCGGGTGCTGTCTTATTCATACGTAGGGATTTCGGGCTGACACCAACGGAAGTCGGGGGTGTGGTGAGCGCAGTCCTTCTAGGTGCACTGGTTGGATCGGCTTTTTGTGGGCGGGTAACCGATAGGCTTGGCAGGCGTGGGTCTTTGATGATTGCTTCAGGGCTTTTTATTGTTGCATCCATCGCAGCAGCGCTTTCGGAAAGCGTGTTTGATTTGGTGATGAGCCGGTTGTTCTTGGGGGTAGCTATTGGAATATCTTCTCTGACTGCGCCTCTGTACCTCGCTGAGGTAGCTCCGGCGCGAATTAGGGGAAGCTTGGTTTCACTCAATCAACTGGCAGTTACCATTGGTATTCTAGCCGCTTTTGGCGTTAACTATCTATTTTCGGACTCAGGGGACTGGCGTTTTATGTTGGGCCTAGGGGCTGCGCCAGCGGCTGTCCTGGGATTTGCCCTCCTGTTTCTGCCTGAAAGTCCACGTTGGATGGTGCTTAAAGGTAGGCCCGATGAAGCGAGAAAGACTTTAGAATACCTAAAGTTTAGCGGAATTGACGAAGAGATTAGCGCGATCGAAAGTTCGTTGACCAATGAAAAGATACGATTTAGATCCCTTTTTCACACTCATGTAAAATCTGCCCTCATGATTGCTTTAGGCTTAGCGTTCTTCCAGCAAGCCACGGGTATCAATGCGATTATCTACTACGCACCTCTGATTTTTGAACAAGTTGGATTTCCAGGTGCGTCTCACGCAATTTTGGCAACTGTCAGCGTTGGCATCATAAACGTTCTATTTACAATCATATCGTTGTTTTTAATCGATCGTTTGGGGAGGCGACCTTTGCTCTTAATAGGCTTAGCAGGTATGGGGGTGAGCTTATTTATATGCGGTCTTACCTTTTTGTCAGATAGCCAGGAAGCGTTTAGATGGTTTGCGCTGGTATCTGTTCTAAGTTACATCGCGTTCTTTGCCATCAGTCTGGGACCCATCATGTGGTTAATGATTGCTGAAGTCTTTCCTTTGCAGCAGCGCGCTTTAGGGACGAGTCTAGCCGTATGCGCGCAGTGGGCTTTTAACTTAGCGATTTCAGCAAGTTTCCCTGTTCTACTACATCATTTGGGCGGCGCGCATACACTCTGGTCATACACGGTGATGTGCGTAGTAGGCTTATTCTTCACATGGCGCCTCGTCCCTGAAACAAAGGGGAAAACGTTGGAAGAAATTCAAGTCTAA